The Branchiostoma floridae strain S238N-H82 chromosome 7, Bfl_VNyyK, whole genome shotgun sequence region gttctttgGTATTTTATATTCCTTGTCTGTACCTATATCACAGGTATAACCAACCTGCagcgtaacacgccagcttcgcaggcacgcggcgcaacagcagctggttatatcatatattacaCTACACTCTACGTTAGTTCTAGGAAAGTACGAATATTTGGACATATCAATCCTTGGTTAAAACTGTGTTACTTGATTAAAGGAATGactttcttgttcttgtctgaGCTAGGTATCAGATACTTAGCAGATGGTACGTCTACCAGTTGGACATTGTTGTGAGACATGTGTGCCAGTGAACTGCTGCCCTACCGTTATCAGTGGTCCAAGCGAACAGGTTGGCGCTCACCGCCGGCCCCACCAGCCTGGACAGCGCCGCCAGCGTCTGTGCGATGCCGTTAACTGTCCCCCGGGTGGTTTGCTTTGCAGACATCAAGAGACTTCATTACAAACGTTTACCAACATTGAAACTGTTCGCAATAAAtgtccgaaaataatttcatcggcttggtagaatatagaatataggatataggagaaatCTTTTACACAACGAATTTGAACTCACtatgcttacgtttcggtgtctctCGTTCAGAACGAGAGGGGGGATACGTTTAACCACGGGTGGTTTGCTTTACATTCGTTAAGGCCATCTCTATAAGTGTTTAACACTAGTccgcctttatccgcggggtatcctatatccgttgttttgaagaactgggtatttagggatatcaggggacggtggtttcaaattgcaatattttcaagatattgcatgCAGCAATTTTCAGAATATTGCACTGTCCGTCGACCTGgtatccctgaataccctgtttcCAAAAAtcacggatataggtcaccatGGGGGTTACCAACATTGAAACTGTTCGTCATAAAAATTCTTATATATACTGATGCGGGGATCATACAAAATTGCCTTtggtgcttttttttctttgattccCATTGCGTCTGCTGACAGAAGATTCCGTGtccaaaactacatgtatgttaaacttGAGGAAATGCCACGGTAGGAGAGATGTTACTCACAACACCGGCGTTTCCCACCATCACGATAGCGGCCAGATACGTCAGAGTTCTGAAATACGAAGTGTAgatatataaatgtatacacacataaataaatatatacatgtgtgtgtgtgtgtgtgtgtgtgtgtgtgtgtgtgtgtgtgtgtacacaaaATGATAATGTGTGGAAGTGTGCTGACGATCAACAACTGGTGAAAATATAATCCCCAAATTCCTGACAACGCTGTTACGAGCCCTTGCGAATTAGCAAAACTGATATATAGCTCGGCTATTAACTAAGTGTAAGTCCTTACCGCACCAGATAGTGCAttgggcagtgcccatctccttctcaatagcccttgggccccAGAACGTTTGTGCAATCACTGTTACTGTGTTAGTGGCGTTTTTTCAACTACCATATTATTTTTCCAAACTCTGAGTGCTATAAGCAGATCTAGAGGAAGCAGTGCGTATCAAACATGTttgaagtctttggtatgactcggccagcGATCGACCCACCACTTGGCCAGTATAACGGTAGCTCGGCTACAGAAAATTTGGCGAAAAATCGCTAAGACATAAATTCTACCCTACAGTAGCAACGATGATCAGTATCGTACTTTCCCTGTTCCATCATCATTATGACAGACAGCAGCGGTCCCCAAACTCTGGCGGGAACTTCTGATGCCGAGTGCTGGGAGGTCCTCCGCCTGTCCCCGGCTAGCCGACACTGGCCGGTAAGCGGCCTCTCGACTGTTGTGTTCAGTTCTTTCGTCACTACGACGTACAGGGGAGAGGTTGAGCTACGCTGTGAAATTGGATGTATGTAACTTTCTGTTACTGGTGCTGAGGTAGACAAATATGCAGAATCAGCCTTGGAAGTTAGTGTGAAATCGCTAGAGTTCGCTGTTTGGTTTGCGACTTCATGAGGTTGCCGACTCCGTACAGTTGGCTGTATGTGACTTTCTGTTACGGAGGGTGAGACCAACAGATACTCAGAGTCTGCTGTGAAGTTTAGTGTGACACCACTAGAGTTCGCTGTTTGATTTGAGACTTTAAGAACTTCCTGACTCGTTATGGCCCCTGTGATGTCGACCATGGACGGGAGCATGACGATCCCCACTGCGTACAGCGCCACTCCCCACATGTACACCGTCTTGTAGGTGAACTTGGACGCCAGGAAAGGGTTAAGTGTCGCCTTAAGGAGAGAGAGAACCACGAAAGGAGTCAATCATTTTAGATCCAATAATATCCAATACCAAAAATGGGCAAAACTAAATTTGTCCAACtccaccagtctttgtcaaggaaacTTTAGTGTTTCCTTGACAAAGGCAGGAGTTTTTCAGCCAATAATTTGTTAAAGTCATAGTTTCTATCGAGGAAGTTATGTAAAGTTCTTgcttctatcaacacagatttCAAGTTCATCAATTATCTTTATTAATGTAAACTGTTTGTCATTATAAGTTCAAAAAGTCATATGCTGCAAAGTTAGATTTCGTATCGTAAGAAAGAAGAAGGAACTACCTGTGCGGCGGTACTATAAATGTGGCCAACGGTCAGGACGATGGAAATCTCTGCAGCATCAAAGTTGTAGCCGCCATGTTGAGAGTCAGACACCAGTAGGAGAGGTAACAACTGTAGGTTTtaatttagtaaaaaaaaaaattcaccattGTTCAAAATCACTTTGTCAAAATCCCATTGCCTGTATGATATGAGCTAAAACTAGCTTCTGTAAAAATTTCACGTCATTAAAATGAAGACATGACGCCCCATCAGTACCCCCGCTTTCACAAACAACTCTAGAATACACTCTGGCAGTGCTAGACATAGATACATCATCAGTGATGAACTGAATGTTTCGGGTCCTCAACCCGGGCCACCGGTACCCAGCCGAGGTTGATTCATCCCCCGACTTGTGTCCAAATGGAATTCTAATCAATCAACGGAACCATAACCGACGCGACGTCTTCTCCGCTGTTCATGAAAACAAACGGTAAGATTACAGGGAGCACTTTACAAAAAGTTTGTCTTTACTCTGTGGCCCCACAGAGtgcaagatgcagaagagtctggaatagttcaagggaggggttcctcagagagagcGACAACACCCTGCCATGAGTGAGAAAGTGTATACATTACAGGGACTTCAAATATAAGCATCCATTCGTACGCGTCTATTCACACAGGCGACATCGTTCCAGTACGCAGTATCTCTTTGGTGGTTTACTTCAAATCTGACTGCCTCTGACCTGATCGCAGCAGATGTGAGCCAGCGCGAAGAGAGCGTACAGCGCACAGGGCATCAGCACCAGTCTGTCCCGCAGTAATCTGCAGGTGGACTCTTGCTGTTCTGTGGGAAATACTCAAAACTTaattcagtatgaaatctaagtcgtcaggaagtttgaacaaatgactaaacacactgaGTACGGTATgtccaacaatagatttttcatttttgtcctttcacatcttcgaCTTTGGAATGTGCTTTAGcgttctatgacattagtatccgttttcttttctttttttatatctaaTGGTAATAATGATGGCGATTTAACGCAAGcaggtatatacatgtaagccaGATAGTAGCCAAAAAACAGCGGTACAGTTACTCACGGTGTGGCTTTTCCTTGTCTTCTTCTCCTACCTCATGATTGGACATTTGGGTCAGGCTGATGTAATCAGCTTTGGGCTTCTTGTCCAGAGATTCTCCCAGGAAAATGCAGCCAACTGTTGTGAAAAGTTTTATACAAGTCAAAATCGCGTACGTGAATGTACTATCGTGGTTTTAACAAACAGGGCAATTGAATCAAACGCTGTGATTTAAGCAACAACATagcaaaaatgtgttttgaaaCAGTCGGATGTCTAGTATAGCTGATGTCGGAAACTAGAGTCTTTACTTTAGGTTTGTTAAGTTTTGTTAagtttaatttaatttaatttaatctACTGTGATACAATGTGGCCCCTAAGGGGTCTATTCTTCCAGGGTTCGTACACACATTACACAACCACAGATACTCACAATTTGAAAATCTACAATACATACCAATTGCAGCATTGAAAAATCTAAAATCATTCAGCTTTCCCAATCTTGGTCATTCCATCCACTAACTGTCTGACATGAGTATCCTATCTCTATGGAAAATTATAATGATATCTCTGTCAACAAAATACAGCGGAGGCGTGTCACCTATCAGAAGGATTAACTGCAGACAGGCCACCACGGCGCAGGGCAGCAGGTACGGGAACTGCTTGAAGAGCGGTTTATCAAACATCGGGAATCTTGTAGCTGGACAGGCTAGAAATCCACCCAGGACCGGACCCTAGGCATGCGTAGAGATATTGATAAGAAGAATAGGAGTGCAATAGTTTTCCCAGCTGGAAAGACCAACAACTGAGACATATCGACAAAAAAATTGGTTCTTTAGGCCCCCTTCAATTCGTCGCAGGTCGTCGAATGATTCTAATGACGCATGTTTCTCAAGCTGACTTTGATCAAACGAACCACTGACAAGAATCTAGATCTATGACAGCCTTTTCAGTatcaagacagctgaatttcgaAAACCATTCCAAGAATAGCCATCAGTTTGCGATCGCGcgacgtacggcgggttgtgcccttagctttacaaaTGATATCGATTTTTCTCTGGCGTCTCTCAGATAGTTCGGTGATGTACTCACCACAAAGTGGGTCACGGAGAAGGGCATCCCGATGATGGAAAAGGCAAGTGAATGAAACTTAGGAGGACAAATCTGCGGGTAGGAACACATGGAGGAGTTATATATATTAAAGATATGTTCGATTTTGTAACACTAACGGATGGTCTATCAGTTCATACATGGAGGAGTTATTAAAGATATGCTCGATTTCGTAACACTAACGGATTGTCTATCAGTTCATATTTGCCATGTGTACTTACGACAAGAGCTTGGAATGGATTTTCGTTTGGAAAAACATTTAAAACGACGGGACTGTAGTCAGGATGCCTTGATGCAAGGTCAGGTCGGCGTTTTTTCATCGACAGGGATTGACCAAACCTAGCATCCATCCAGATAAAGGACTTGAAATAGAATTACCTCGTACAGGTACGTCTTGGCCACGCccagtgtaccgtccaaaagtCCCTCGAAGAACTGTACACCGACGGTCCAAATGAAAGAGAAGCTGGGAGGAGACAAACCGATCGGCCAGGGCGTGATAGAAAGAAAATTCATCTTTGCTGATACgataatacttttttttttaagttttgacTTGATCCAGCATGAAGATCGATGTAGACGACCCCAAATTTGAACGGCTACttgaatttacagtagtataCGTACTTCAATCAGATCATTCAATACATCCTGCATGATAATTAACTTTTTACATAATAATGTTTCATCACACATTCAGAACTATAGAACATAATAGTAAATTATAGAACATTTAAGTAAAGCTGATGGTGGGTTTCTATTTTGTTGGGTTACTACGTGAAAGTGCAGACCAGGACCAAACGTTCTGATGATCTTACCTGAAGCCCACTAGCACAGTCCCCACCAGCAGTACCGTGGCGCTACTCAGCAGTATGGGTCTGAACAAAAAGAAAGATTCTCGTACATTGTTATCAGAGGTACATAGGGCCGACTACTTTCTCTTCGCAGTCAGGGCCAAGGAGCTGAATTGCGATGAGCTTAGAATTGATGAGGTTGAATCgtaagggtctggagcggctgccattcggcgGCAAGTTAGGAGACTTACGTGACCTCGATATGACAATTGCACGAAAGTGCGGCGTAGGACAGTAGAATCTGAACCACTCACATGCATTAATCACGGCTTAAAATGTTATGCACAATTTTGATACGTCTGTTGAAGCACACATATTGGTGATCACTCAAATCATACTTTGTACATAGATTATTATATGATTTTCGCCAAATAGCGGTTACTCAAGCCGAgtcaagcgactggatatgattttggaaacgttttagTAAATATCTACTGCATTTCGCCAATGACAGTGAGCAGATCTGTTGCATAACAGGTTTTAAACACTAACTATGCATTGATATCTAAACTTCATCGACATATTATTTAGATGATATCGGTCCTACCTTCTGCCAACAATGTCCGACAGTCTCCCCCACTGAAAGagcaatgtacaatgttttttaCTGCGTTCTTTTATGCCTGAGACAATAATACAGAATttagaaaacacacacaaatgacTAAAACAAGTAGTGTAGTAAGAAGTGCCTACCATGAAACAGCCGAGAAAAGTGCCAACAAAGGTAGCACTCGTCAGGAACCCGGCATAATAGCCTAGCCGAGAGGGATACATAGAGATCATAGAAATGTTTAGATATGTAAACCTTTATCTGTTTCGTGTATCTTTTTTCCTTAAGttgttggtatgttttttttaacgaaTAGAGATTAGATAACCAATCCATTCACCAAGGCCTaagttttaaatcttttttgcatgtaaatcaaaatgcaaatttcaGGAAACTTCGGAAATGGGTTGGCGAATGTAGATATGAAGCGATGTACCTATTTGATTGCTCTTGAGGTAAGGGAAGAAGTCGTGTGTGAGGAACGGTAGAAACGGGTGCCTGCTGCTTCCAGCGATGGAACCTGACGCCAGCAGCACCGATAAAACTGTTACCTGAAAGTGAAACAAGACGATATCAACTAGCGCTGTAACTGATCAAGTCAAGTCAACGTTTATTCCTTTACAATCGCAaagggtacaatgtaaggcaaagaggtgtacattgtatacagttATATTAATACAGTGCGTGTACGTAGATTTTAGGCTATACAATATTGTAAGAagacacaatgtacaatgtacgccAAAGCGTTACACCAGGCTAGTTGCCAACGTTACCAATATTAGTCTAGTACAGAAAGCAAGTTCTATGCTTAATATAATTCTTGAAAGAAGACAGAATTAACTCTGTGTGTCTAGTACAAAACGTAAGATTCTTATGTTCGTTTTCTTATGTCGTTATTATTGGGTTTCTCAAAGAGTGCGACAGAAAAGCGACAATACCGAGTTAACGTATGAGATCTGACGAAGTTGTTGTTCCGGTTTGTAACCCAACACCCCGGGTTGTGACCTTGGTCCGTTTTCAAACTAAACACCGGGTTTGAAAACGGTGAATGAGTATCGTTCTATCCTGCCGAAACCAATTATCAACGAGTTAATTCAATCAAGGACAGTAACGAGAGAATTTAGGATATAAATCATTCCTTGATCTAACAAAtagcacaaaatgtttttttacccTGGTTGTGACCCGTAAATTGTATGTGGCGATATTTGATGTCACACTTGCGTCCGGGTgaatttttgtttgtaaacatgaACCACAATGGGCCGATATACACAGACAGACCCGTTGTAAAACGTGCGGTGATTCGCATTCACAAATATCAGCACGTTATGATCCTTTTGCCTTTTTAGCCTTATTGACTTCCGAATTGAATTGGGCAGCCGTAAAAGCTATAATGATTGTCCCGACGTACATCATTGCTTTGTTAGTAGGAATGTTAGGGACCTGTGCTGACGTACGTGAAAAttagaatactagtactacagcTGCAGTACGTTATACGTAAAACGCACGGTATGGATCGATATCCGAAACGCGTACGTTACCTGTGCTGACGTGAAAATCAAAATACTAACGTTACAGTAACAACAGTAatgcaacgttaacgttataactttACTATGGCAATATGGAAGGTAATTTTGCGTGTCCATAACGTAACTACATACTGGAATCGAATATCCAATAGTTTTGCATGCTGTGTAAAATGTGTGTTGTGTCGGATACATAACGTTGTATTTCACATGAAGAAGAGACACGGTACCACCTTCCCAcagcaccccccaccccacacacacCGCCACAAACTCCATGTAATTATATAAATACATACCTGTTTTATCGGAAACTCCCGCCACAGCACTCTAAGGTTATGACCAACCATATTTATATCCTTATATGCACAGGAAACAACGTCACCAAACGTGGGGTTCATGCAGGGATCAGTTTAGCAGGTCGTTTGCTTGGAAAACTGTCAATGGTGTCTTTGGGAAACAATCAGATTGCGCCTGCGCCAAGACCCCGCCATGAAAAATAAATAAGGGGTTAAAACTTTGAAACATTAAAAAGCCTGAGGGTAACATCTTGACAGTTTATGGGGTGGCCATAGCAGGAAAGACTGTATACGTCTTGAATTCTGAGTTCGGATAAAGAGATTTGTCTTGGGGTTTCTGACACCCCCGTGAGCTAGTGGACTGGTCGTCAGCTGGCGCCTTGAACCCATGTGACCTTGACCCGTTTTCAACCCTAAACGCAGGGTTTGAAAACGGTGAATGCGTAGCGTTGTATGCTGTCAAAACCGGTTATCGACGAGTTCATTTGAACGGGATAAATCGCACGGAGTCGTTTTGTGTTTACCCCGCTTTTCACGTGTGGATAATTGTGCATGAGTGACGATTCGATACCATACTTGTCCAGGTTGccaatgtttgtttgtagttACACATGGACCACAATGGGCCCGCGTGCACATATAACGTTAGCGTTAGGTGTGTTTTGAAACGTGCCGTAATTCGCATTCAACAGACATGCAATATGCTACCCATTTGCTTTCTTGGTATAATGCTATATAACGTTAAGTTACCTTGTCTGAGGTCAAAAattaagtaacgttacatgtactagcGCAgcaatgtataacgttaacgttaacgttaatggAAGAATGATTTTGCATGTCCACGTGGACTAGCCACTAATTTTGTATGCCCTTGCTCTCgttgaaatatttcaaagagAATGATAGTAACATAGGATAGAGGTCTTAGTGCCAACTTTTTTTCCTCGtgtggatgtcatcaatataaccAGTGTCGTGTTACCATATAGAATGACGCAGATTGGAATTTGCATGAGTCTTTCCTGACTTCGTTTTAAGGCGGGGAACATATCCCCAAATTTCTAAAAATCTACACATGAGAAAACGGTTTACCAACATTTGTGGTAAACATGTTGTAGATTTACCTCCATGGGTACTCGTACCACAGGAGAAAAGCCCAACAAGTTATTAACCTTTCTATACAAGTCACCATCTCCACCGGATGGACATGCCGTGTTGTGTTCGTGGTAATGACCATTAGATATTGCGTATCTCATGTGTTTTGTGCATGTAGAGCTCGAGTTCGAtttatcaaatatgaaaatCCATGTTCCgtatgtaatgaaaatgaacCGTGTTGCTGCATATACTGCATATATCTGGGATTTCTAAAGGAAGAGTGTTAGTTTAAAACGGACCACTGAAGACGTTTGACACTTTTCCTTTGGAGATATTTTGTTCTTCGCTTCTCATTAACATAACTTCTACCTGTCGGTGACGTCATAGTCGCATCCCTGGGGCACTGATATGCAGTTCTAAAATAGTCCGCTAGATGATCTATGCTTCTATACGGACAACCTTTAAAGTTCACGGATTTGACATGTAATCGTCACTAGTGGGTATATTTGTCATCACAACAATGATGCAAAGTGAATATAGGAAAGGATTCTTAAAAGGTGAAGCACTTCTGGTAATCCGACTTCCATCATAAATGTTGCCTGAAAGAAGGAACCGTACACACCTTCCTTGTTATCTTACGAGTTtgattatttattcatttgcacAATAGATAAAACAGTAGGGGAAAAACATATATGGGTTACACTAGGCCGT contains the following coding sequences:
- the LOC118419347 gene encoding uncharacterized protein LOC118419347 gives rise to the protein MNFLSITPWPIGLSPPSFSFIWTVGVQFFEGLLDGTLGVAKTYLYEICPPKFHSLAFSIIGMPFSVTHFVGPVLGGFLACPATRFPMFDKPLFKQFPYLLPCAVVACLQLILLIVGCIFLGESLDKKPKADYISLTQMSNHEVGEEDKEKPHRELLRDRLVLMPCALYALFALAHICCDQLLPLLLVSDSQHGGYNFDAAEISIVLTVGHIYSTAAQATLNPFLASKFTYKTVYMWGVALYAVGIVMLPSMVDITGAITSQEVLKVSNQTANSSGVTLNFTADSEYLLVSPSVTESHIQPTVRSRQPHEVANQTANSSDFTLTSKADSAYLSTSAPVTESYIHPISQRSSTSPLYVVVTKELNTTVERPLTGQCRLAGDRRRTSQHSASEVPARVWGPLLSVIMMMEQGKTLTYLAAIVMVGNAGVQTTRGTVNGIAQTLAALSRLVGPAVSANLFAWTTDNGMSWPMDHHLTFYLLTVLCLLVMFLCTRLPASCNLPRPAPGRDGPTVSGGGEREEEEEEEEGNTADKLNAPFRKSGSKTWIGGVDDKDDFETNHLLPSVSGGEEREAEEEEEEAIEDELRKPLRKSDNKTWINGVDDKDDFETNYLLASNNS